The DNA sequence tataacgtgtggtgtgtgtgtttattgtggggtcacagtacagagtagttgagtaattattaagattgggtgttattaagggaaatggaactcgtgacgacccggatccccgaccccggatctgggggtgttacagtgatGGTTTGATACTTTGTTACTTATTTAGGATTGCTTATTATGATGTAATGATACGGTTTAATCCTCCGATTATTAAGTTTGTGAATGTTTGCGTTGGATTTAATTACTATGGTTTAATTGTGAAATTTACTAGTTTTTGcgaatgattttgagtagtatagttTAATGATTATCATTGTTGTTTGGTTTGGTTGTTTGGTTGTGATTGGATTAGATTTGTGATTGGTTTGTGTATTGATTTGGTTTGGTATATAGGGACTGTAGAAAAAcctgtaatttttttaaaatcagaccTTAAAATCTATCGATAGTAGGCATAACCGACCACTTTTGACCATTACAAAACCCTGAAAACCAACCCTTCAAGGGACATAACTGaccaccttcttcataaaaccgaccgtctcctttagagggtggtcggttttaggacggtcggttatgacatttaagttagcttctgaaataaaaccgaccgatgtgcacaatttgaccacggtcggttatgagttacaatcaactttttaaaaatagacataaccgaccacctacggtcggttatgactcagtgacgtggcaacacgtgtgcacacgtgttgCCACGTGTACACAATGACCCCACATTTGAATAAAATGCCCAGGCACTTAACCGACCACTATGTTGGTCGGTTATGAGGGTTAAACCCGACCAAAAGTCATAACCGACCAGGTTAAAACCGACCATGCCCTGTGGTCGGTTATGACTATTTTAACCGACCGTGTTGCCTCTTAACCGACCGTTTTTGACGGTCGGTTTTGTCCTGTTTTCTTATAGTGAATATAATagttttttttgctaaatatgACGATTTTAATAAGACTACGGCTAAATATGACTGTACGTTTCTCATTATGTTTGAGTTGGTCCAGGCGGGAAATTTAAGATTGACCGGGCGGACTCTAAATTCGACTGATTTCGGGTATTTTGAGCCGCAATCATATTTTTTCGATCATTTTTAGCCTCAATTTCTTGTATCGAGGAAACGGATCTAAATAATATGAGATATCTTATGAAAGATAATATTTTTTATAGTAGATTATATCTAAATCTGCTTTTCTTTTCTTAAATGTATGAATCTGTTACTGATAATTATCTATCTTGTCTTCATTTGTGAAGTTATCTATAGGCAGTTGAAGTTAAAACTTAATAATGTATTTAAATTAAATCGTCTTTTTGCTTGATTTTTGTCCCTTCCGACTGTTGGTCTGTTGGTGTATTCGTATGtaattaattagcaaaaatatttaataatcaatAGCATCGTCATTTTACATGGCTGGACACTTCCCCTCCACGTCCAAATGCCGATTCAACTATTGCACATTTTCGAAACAGACAAGAACCCTAGCTAGCTGTCCCATCAAATGTTTTTGTGATAAATTGGTTTGTGTCTTTATGCATGTCTTTCATCAGTTGATAGCTGATACTGATTAATTTTCTGCAAAAACAATGGCAAACAGATCAAGTATATATATCAAGACAGAGATATATAGAGAAAAAAACAAGCGTCAAAAACGTCGTAATTCTACTCTTAGGTTATGATAATCTCACACGCTGATTCCAAAAGATACTACATATATTATAAATACATGTGCTTAGCTTATATTCTGCTTGCCACTACTCCTTAGTATATATTGTACACCTATCTAGCTTGCAGCTTTCTCTCCAACTTGTTCTCAATATATTATCGTCTATGGAAACACAACAGTCCCTAGTTTTCGCAGTAACAAGACGGCCACCGGAGCTAATAACTCCAGCAAAACCGACTCCACACGAGTACAAATTCCTCTCGGACTTAGATGATCAAGACGGTTTCCGTTTACAAATGCCGAACATCCAATTTTATCGaaagaaaaataattttattgatgTGCAAAAAATGGACCCCGTGAAAGTCATTAGAGAAGCACTTTCCAAAACACTTGTGTTTTACTATCCGCTTGCTGGTCGGCTACGAGAAGGTGTCGGCCGCAAACTGGCAGTAGAATGCACCGGGGAAGGAGTCATATTCGTTGAAGCTCATGCGGATGTTACACTTGAACAATTCGGTGATACACTTGAGCCGCCATTTCCATGTTTCGAGGAGCTTCTTTTTCAAGTACCTGACTCTTCTGGAATTATAGATTGTCCTCTTCTCCATATTCAGGTTTCTTTCTCTCCCTTCTAAGTATTTAGTCGGTTAGCTTCGATGTAACAGTATCTCCCACGTTTTCTTTTCCGGTATTTGACCTTGTTTAAGGGAAGGGTGTGTGAAGTGAAGGTGTTTGATTATCAAAAAATGAAAGATATGTGATGCATGTAATCTGAGTATCAAAATATTTTTACTGTCTAGTCTTGACGTATGTTTTTTTAACATGCAAAGTACCGAGAGCTGTTAACTAGCTACAAGAAGGAAGTTGGCCAAGTCCTTTGTGTCTTCAACCAAAGTTCAGATTCCATAActgaaaaaaaatgaaatttaGTTAATTGGTGTACTGCTCTGCGCAAAGAAATGAATTAatactctttattaatttattaatgaacAAAATCATATTTTATAGCCTCTATTTACTTTTAGATTGAAAAACTTCTTTAAATAGTAATTAAGTAATAATAAATAactttattaatatttatttacttctaaataaaaatttatCAGGTTAACGATTATATTTTTCACTATCCATTTAAATTTATGACTTATATTAACGATTTCTGTACAAGTAAAACAAATACCGGGTATAAAACTAAAATAAGGTGGAATTTTGTAATTACAAATAGGTTTGATTTCATTAAActaaataatttattataatttatttaataaaattctTATCAGGTTCGTTACAAATAGCAATGTAATATGTTGACTAATATTTTAATTTCAATTCGCTTCGCAGGGTTACGAGATTCTCTGCAAATACTAATTTCAATTTCTAGTTAAAGTATTCAACTGTCAATTTATCAGTACACTAATAtcgacatatatatatatatatatatatatgtgtgtgtcaTTTTTTCCGCTGTTTGGTAACATGTGCAGGTAACTCGACTCAAGTGCGGAGGATTCATATTTGCCTCGCGGATTAACCATACTATGTGTGATGCTGCTGGACTTGTGCAGTTTCTGTCTGCTTTAGGTGAGATTGCTAGAGGTGCTAGTGCCCCTTCTATTCCTCCAGTTTGGCAAAGAGAATTACTTAACGCGAGGAATCCACCCCGTGTTACATGCACGCATAGTCAGTATGATGAGGTAGATGATTTCATCAATATAAATCTGGATA is a window from the Apium graveolens cultivar Ventura chromosome 1, ASM990537v1, whole genome shotgun sequence genome containing:
- the LOC141708220 gene encoding benzyl alcohol O-benzoyltransferase-like, giving the protein METQQSLVFAVTRRPPELITPAKPTPHEYKFLSDLDDQDGFRLQMPNIQFYRKKNNFIDVQKMDPVKVIREALSKTLVFYYPLAGRLREGVGRKLAVECTGEGVIFVEAHADVTLEQFGDTLEPPFPCFEELLFQVPDSSGIIDCPLLHIQVTRLKCGGFIFASRINHTMCDAAGLVQFLSALGEIARGASAPSIPPVWQRELLNARNPPRVTCTHSQYDEVDDFININLDNIVNRSFFFGPPEICALRQLVPPHLGKCSSFELLTAFLWRCRTCSLQLDPQEEVRICSLVNARTKFNPPILPKGYYGNAFVNPAAITTAGKLCENPFGYALELVKKIKEAVTEEYMRSVADLMVLKGRPLFTLARTYYVSDLTHAGFEDIDFGWGRAAYGGPPSGVIGYGISGMSFYLPHKNKKGESGIVMALSLPAIAMENFAVEVDSMLKNNRQCVMIENASLPIHSAL